TCACCCTCCCCGATATCTATGAATTCTCCAAGCTGCGTGAAAAGGACAATCCTGATGCATTGCCCTGGGATGAGATCCAGCAGGCAGGTTACAATCGTTGGAAATACGGACTGGACCTGGCGCCTATTCAGAAATCCAGCGAAGCAAGGTTAAGGAACAATGATGCTTTCAATCTGATCCGTACCAATGCAGAATGGCTGACCAAACAGAACGATAAGGTGGCAAGTCTCAACCTGAAGAAATACCAGGATGAGCAGAAACAGATCAAAGCTACCGTGAAGCAGATCGAAACATTGAGCAAATCGTCCCATGAACTGGATGCACAAGCGCTTGTGGAGGATTTGAAGAAATACGAAAATGATCCTGCCAAGCTGGAGCGTTTCAAACAATGGGTAAAGAACCTTCGCTCCAATGATATATACCTCAATGAAGCAGTGAATGTGGTGAATGATATGATCATCCAGAAGAATCTTGTTTACAGCGGTAAGTAATTCATTAACCATTTTCAATTCATGAGTCTGTTAACGCATTTTAAAGCGATCACTACTTTTATATTCGATATGGATGGTGTGCTCACTGATGGCACACTACTGATACTTGACAATGGTCAATTCATCCGGCGTATGAACATCAAGGATGGTTATGCGCTGCAACTGGCCATCAAAAAAGGTTATCGTGTTGCTGTTATTTCCGGCAGTACTTCCGATCCGGCGGTTATACGTCTGGGAAAGTTGGGTATCACAGATGTGTTCATGGGAGTGAAGAACAAAACCGAAATATTCCAGCAATACCTTGCCCAGCACGGCATACAGCCATCACAGGTATTGTACATGGGCGATGATATTCCCGATCTTGCAGTGATGAAACTGGCAGGAATGCCCTGCGCCCCCGCAGATGCTGTAACCGAGATCCGTCAGGCAGCCAGGTATATTTCACATTCATCAGGAGGAATGGGATGTGTAAGGGATGTGATCGAACGTGTAATGAAACTGAACGACCACTGGGATCTGCATACGGATGTGGCGAGTAAATAGTTCTTTCTTATCTTAGCGTTGCATGAAACTTCTGACCGCATTTTTACGGCTTATCAGAACTTTGAACCTTCTGTTCATCGCGGTTACCCAGTTGTTGTTTTACTATTGCATTGTTGTGCCCGTTTTTGCACAAGCCAATGCAACACTGCCACTGACATTCCCGCTTTTTATCATATTGATGACCGCTTCGGTACTGATTGCCGCAGGCGGTTATATCATCAATGACTATTTCGACAGGAATATCGATCAGGTGAACAAGCCTGGTAAACTGGTTGTGGAGAAGATCATCAACCGCCGCTGGGTGATCTGGTGGCATATGGTATTATCTGTTGCCGGTATCATTCTCAGTTTGTATGTAGCCTGGAAAACCCGGGCCTGGTGGCTGGCATTTGTGAATACCGGTTGTGTGATCGCACTCTGGTTCTATTCCACCAATTTCAAACGCAAATTACTTTCAGGCAATATTATCATTTCCCTGCTCACCGCATGGGTTGTACTGGTAGTAGGTTTCCTGAGTCATTACCTCGCCACCATCAAACCTGATATTTGGCTTGGCTACAATGCCAGTAAACTGATGCGGCTAACCTTTCTTTATGGTGGCTTTGCCTTTATCATTTCACTGATCCGGGAAGTGATCAAAGACATAGAAGATATGCATGGAGATGCCCGTTACGGGTGCCGCACCATGCCTATCGTATGGGGTATTCAAAGCAGCAAGGTTTTTGTAGCCACCTGGATGGTGGTGCTGATAGCTGCTTTGGTAATCGTACAGGCCTATACGTTACCTTTCAAATGGTGGTGGTCTCTGATCTATTGCATCACCCTGGTGATAATCCCGCTGATCTATATTTTCCGGAAGCTCTTCCCTGCGCAATCGCCACAGGATTTTCATTCCCTCAGCAGTTGGGTGAAACTGGTGATGGCCACGGGTATCTTTTCTATGGTGTTCTTTAAAATTTATTCCTGATGACGAATGCATACAATATTGTACTGGCTTCACAAAGCCCACGCCGCAAGCAATTGATGGAATGGGCGGAAGTGAATTTTGATGTGATCGCTCCGGTAACGGATGAGGCTTTCCCGGAAACCATGCCGGTAGAAGAAGTGCCCGTACATATTGCACGCAATAAAGCGCTGGCTGTAAAGGATGGTTACGACTATAACCGTTACGATATACAATCGCCCATTGTTGCGGCCGACACTATTGTTGTACTCAACAACCAGATCATCGGTAAACCGGAAAGCAGGAACGATGCCATCCGCATCCTTAGCTCACTTTCAGGAAAGCGTCACCAGGTGATCACGGGAGTAGTGATCCTGGCAGGAGAGAAGGAAGTATCCTTTGCCGATATCACTTCTGTATGGTTCCATGAACTCACGGAAGAACAGATCATTTTTTATGTAGACAAATATGAGCCTTACGATAAAGCCGGCGCCTATGCCATCCAGGAATGGATTGGCGTTACCGGTATTAAATCCATAGAAGGGGATTTTTACAATGTGATGGGGCTACCCGTCAGCCGCGTGCTCCAGGCATTGCAAACCCTTTGATTTTTTTCTGATATCGATTCCTT
This portion of the Pseudobacter ginsenosidimutans genome encodes:
- a CDS encoding KdsC family phosphatase — protein: MSLLTHFKAITTFIFDMDGVLTDGTLLILDNGQFIRRMNIKDGYALQLAIKKGYRVAVISGSTSDPAVIRLGKLGITDVFMGVKNKTEIFQQYLAQHGIQPSQVLYMGDDIPDLAVMKLAGMPCAPADAVTEIRQAARYISHSSGGMGCVRDVIERVMKLNDHWDLHTDVASK
- a CDS encoding geranylgeranylglycerol-phosphate geranylgeranyltransferase, producing the protein MKLLTAFLRLIRTLNLLFIAVTQLLFYYCIVVPVFAQANATLPLTFPLFIILMTASVLIAAGGYIINDYFDRNIDQVNKPGKLVVEKIINRRWVIWWHMVLSVAGIILSLYVAWKTRAWWLAFVNTGCVIALWFYSTNFKRKLLSGNIIISLLTAWVVLVVGFLSHYLATIKPDIWLGYNASKLMRLTFLYGGFAFIISLIREVIKDIEDMHGDARYGCRTMPIVWGIQSSKVFVATWMVVLIAALVIVQAYTLPFKWWWSLIYCITLVIIPLIYIFRKLFPAQSPQDFHSLSSWVKLVMATGIFSMVFFKIYS
- a CDS encoding Maf family protein — its product is MTNAYNIVLASQSPRRKQLMEWAEVNFDVIAPVTDEAFPETMPVEEVPVHIARNKALAVKDGYDYNRYDIQSPIVAADTIVVLNNQIIGKPESRNDAIRILSSLSGKRHQVITGVVILAGEKEVSFADITSVWFHELTEEQIIFYVDKYEPYDKAGAYAIQEWIGVTGIKSIEGDFYNVMGLPVSRVLQALQTL